A genomic region of Arachis stenosperma cultivar V10309 chromosome 9, arast.V10309.gnm1.PFL2, whole genome shotgun sequence contains the following coding sequences:
- the LOC130949269 gene encoding uncharacterized protein LOC130949269, with product MSLSDLKNSILEKLGVLGSKWVKKLFYKIPMAVVSTGVQYETFAVKADEDIRVLFYCVRSFSEIRIHELFAKLEVGVDSSGASAPVPCPAAAVGASSSMPAVRPYLLPVQSPSFAADLDRTEVVGSVPLENAAVIEPPHVVGTGGGLVPYIEDFGGPDQVENAMRDDESDQEPVDIDGDSDDDIGGDAHAQHRPSSSGSHQYPPHFSTLNLEALGQQEDSGVEYRVIESDHLKYHGKCKEFGKGCSWLIRVALRARKGTWEVRRYNGPYTCLATSISSDHRQLDYHVICARILPMVRADAAVTVKVLQQATEADYGFKPSYRKVWMAKQKAVAQTYGDWEESYAELPRWMLGIQATMPGTITVLKTSPVRIGGGVDESTVYFHRLFWTFPPCIEAFRHCKPLVSIDGTHLYGKYGGTLLLAIAQDGNSNILPIAFALVEGENAESWSFFLSNLREHVTPQEGILVISDRHNGIKAALEAPEIGWLPPRAFRAYCIRHVAANFALTFKGKDSRRMLVNAAYAKTEAEFYYWFDIMRTENPAMCDWANRMEYDKWTQHEDASRRFGHMTTNISECVNSMLKGTRNLPVTSLVKSTYGRLAQLFVALVKVIDRNLRDSRCFNVTLYDRHQSEYTVAETTPTGTFSLGSYRVSLKDHRCDCGHFQALHYPCCHAIACCAYSQLNWASYVHEVYHMSEVFNVYNQGFLPPIPEGLWPPYAGPTIIPDPNMRRAKEGRPKATRIRGSMDQSQENQPKRCGLCR from the exons ATGAGTTTATCAGATTTGAAGAACAGCATCTTGGAGAAGCTTGGCGTGTTGGGTAGCAAGTGGGTGAAGAAActattctacaagattcccATGGCGGTTGTCTCGACCGGTGTTCAGTATGAAACCTTTGCGGTTAAGGCTGATGAAGATATTAGGGTTCTGTTCTACTGTGTAAGGAGTTTTTCGGAGATCAGAATACATGAGTTGTTCGCGAAGTTGGAGGTTGGTGTCGATAGTTCTGGGGCATCCGCTCCAGTTCCTTGCCCAGCTGCCGCGGTTGGTGCATCTAGTTCGATGCCTGCGGTCAGACCGTATCTTTTGCCGGTTCAATCACCTTCGTTTGCGGCTGATTTAGACCGAACGGAGGTTGTTGGTTCTGTACCTTTGGAGAATGCAGCAGTCATTGAGCCTCCCCACGTTGTGGGCACCGGTGGCGGCCTCGTACCTTATATCGAAGACTTTGGTGGACCTGATCAAGTAGAGAATGCAATGCGTGACGATGAGTCTGACCAGGAGCCTGTTGATATCGATGGTGACAGCGACGATGACATAGGTGGCGATGCACATGCGCAGCATCGGCCTTCAAGTTCTGGTTCTCATCAGTACCCTCCACACTTCTCCACACTAAACTTGGAAGCTCTTGGTCAACAGGAAGACAGTG GTGTTGAGTACAGAGTCATCGAATCGGATCATTTGAAGTATCATGGAAAATGTAAGGAATTCGGCAAGGGTTGTAGTTGGTTGATTCGTGTAGCGCTTCGTGCACGAAAGGGGACTTGGGAGGTTAGGAGGTACAACGGGCCATACACATGCCTCGCAACTTCTATTTCAAGTGATCACCGTCAGCTGGATTACCACGTTATATGTGCGAGGATTCTTCCTATGGTAAGGGCCGATGCTGCGGTTACGGTAAAGGTACTTCAACAAGCGACAGAAGCTGATTACGGTTTCAAGCCTAGTTACAGGAAGGTTTGGATGGCTAAGCAGAAGGCAGTGGCACAAACATACGGAGATTGGGAAGAGTCTTACGCGGAGTTGCCACGTTGGATGCTAGGGATCCAGGCGACAATGCCGGGAACAATCACGGTGCTGAAGACGTCTCCTGTTCGGATTGGTGGTGGGGTTGATGAGTCCACGGTGTACTTTCACCGGCTTTTCTGGACATTTCCACCCTGTATCGAGGCATTCCGGCATTGCAAGCCCCTCGTCAGTATTGATGGTACCCACTTGTATGGGAAGTATGGAGGCACGCTGCTGTTGGCGATAGCTCAGGACGGGAACTCGAACATCCTCCCGATAGCATTTGCCCTAGTGGAGGGCGAAAATGCAGAATCGTGGTCATTCTTCTTGTCCAATCTCCGAGAGCATGTGACTCCTCAGGAGGGTATCCTTGTTATCTCTGACAGGCATAATGGGATCAAGGCAGCGCTTGAGGCACCTGAGATTGGATGGCTGCCTCCTCGGGCTTTCCGGGCCTACTGTATAAGGCATGTGGCTGCGAATTTCGCCCTAACGTTCAAAGGTAAGGACTCAAGGAGGATGCTGGTGAATGCTGCCTACGCAAAGACTGAGGCAGAGTTTTACTACTGGTTCGACATCATGCGGACTGAGAATCCAGCAATGTGTGACTGGGCCAACCGTATGGAGTATGACAAATGGACCCAACATGAGGATGCTAGTCGACGGTTCGGGCACATGACCACAAACATCAGTGAATGTGTGAACTCCATGCTAAAGGGAACTCGCAACCTGCCGGTCACATCGTTGGTTAAGTCAACCTACGGGAGGCTTGCTCAGCTATTTGTG GCATTGGTCAAGGTTATTGATCGGAACCTAAGAGACTCTAGGTGCTTCAATGTGACATTATACGACAGGCATCAGTCCGAGTACACCGTCGCTGAGACAACACCAACGGGGACCTTCTCGCTGGGTAGCTATAGAGTTTCCCTTAAAGATCACCGATGCGACTGTGGCCACTTCCAGGCGCTGCATTATCCTTGTTGCCACGCCATTGCGTGTTGCGCCTACTCCCAGCTTAACTGGGCGTCATATGTTCACGAGGTGTATCATATGAGTGAGGTATTCAACGTTTACAATCAGGGGTTTCTCCCACCTATCCCTGAAGGACTATGGCCTCCATATGCTGGGCCAACCATCATTCCTGACCCTAATATGCGGCGTGCAAAGGAAGGTCGTCCAAAGGCAACCAGGATCCGTGGAAGTATGGATCAGTCTCAGGAGAATCAGCCGAAGCGTTGTGGGCTATGCCGTTAG